A genome region from Candidatus Paceibacterota bacterium includes the following:
- a CDS encoding MogA/MoaB family molybdenum cofactor biosynthesis protein, with amino-acid sequence MEIQTGIITISDRAAKGLYADLSGPALRTAAERHGWKVAAQSLVADEPREIQRAVREQIRRGCRLVLTAGGTGVGPRDVTPEAVREIARRELPGFGETMRLESLKLTRNAILSRSLAVVVDQALVICLPGKPQAAVECLGFVAGAIPHCLEVLGEAPPGKPIVSGEWKP; translated from the coding sequence ATGGAGATTCAGACCGGTATCATCACCATCTCGGATAGGGCGGCCAAAGGGCTTTACGCCGATTTGAGCGGCCCGGCGCTGCGGACGGCAGCCGAAAGGCATGGCTGGAAGGTGGCCGCGCAATCGTTGGTGGCGGATGAGCCGCGGGAAATTCAGCGGGCGGTGCGGGAGCAGATCCGGCGGGGCTGCCGGCTCGTGCTGACCGCCGGCGGCACGGGCGTGGGACCGCGCGATGTGACCCCTGAGGCGGTGCGCGAAATCGCCAGGCGCGAGCTGCCCGGCTTTGGAGAAACGATGCGGCTGGAATCATTGAAGCTGACCCGGAACGCGATTCTGTCACGAAGCCTGGCGGTGGTGGTGGACCAGGCGTTGGTGATCTGCCTGCCCGGCAAGCCGCAGGCGGCGGTTGAGTGCCTGGGATTCGTCGCGGGTGCCATTCCACACTGCCTGGAAGTGTTGGGCGAAGCCCCGCCAGGCAAGCCGATTGTGTCCGGGGAATGGAAGCCGTAG
- a CDS encoding formylglycine-generating enzyme family protein, whose amino-acid sequence MNTCISNASRTISLCLCALAFGAGLAALGAAPVITNLTMVAGVVRFDVQSDLGLTNQIQCCTNLGQPQWKVLTNLVVSESPYEYVDTGAAAVSQRFYRVEELVSIAPPPPGMVLIPAGSFPMGNCMASGEGDPDELPLHTVYVSAFYMDRYEVTKALWDEVKAWNAGNGYTYECAGSGKAATHPVQRVSWRDCAKWCNARSQKEGLVPCYYNESGLSTVYKTGTGTPHPKWNANGYRLPTEAEWEKAARGGVSGHRFPWSDPDTIQHTWANYLSYPGYPYDTSLTREYHPTFDDDVDPYTSPAGYFAPNGYGLYDMAGNVWEWCWDWYSSSYYSSSPSNNPRGPASVGGFRVLRGGSWQSHAHVARCADRSLNDPEGAAGTFGFRCVRGL is encoded by the coding sequence ATGAACACCTGCATAAGTAACGCATCTCGAACCATCAGCCTATGCCTGTGCGCGCTGGCGTTCGGGGCTGGGCTGGCGGCGCTGGGGGCAGCGCCGGTCATCACGAACCTCACCATGGTGGCGGGCGTGGTGCGGTTTGACGTTCAGAGTGACCTGGGCCTGACCAACCAGATTCAATGCTGCACCAATTTGGGCCAGCCCCAGTGGAAGGTGTTGACGAACCTGGTGGTGAGCGAAAGCCCGTATGAATATGTGGACACCGGCGCGGCGGCGGTCTCGCAGCGGTTTTACCGCGTGGAGGAGTTGGTGAGCATCGCGCCGCCTCCCCCCGGCATGGTTCTCATCCCCGCCGGCAGCTTTCCCATGGGCAACTGCATGGCCAGCGGTGAGGGTGATCCCGATGAGCTTCCGTTGCACACGGTGTATGTGAGCGCGTTCTACATGGACCGGTATGAAGTGACCAAGGCGTTGTGGGACGAGGTGAAGGCGTGGAACGCGGGAAACGGGTACACATACGAATGTGCTGGTTCCGGCAAGGCGGCCACTCACCCGGTGCAGCGGGTGAGTTGGCGGGACTGCGCGAAGTGGTGCAATGCGCGGAGCCAGAAGGAGGGGCTTGTGCCGTGCTACTACAACGAATCGGGGTTGAGCACGGTGTATAAGACCGGGACGGGCACACCTCACCCCAAGTGGAATGCAAACGGATATCGGCTGCCGACGGAGGCGGAGTGGGAGAAGGCGGCGCGGGGCGGGGTGAGCGGGCACCGCTTTCCATGGAGCGATCCGGATACCATCCAGCACACCTGGGCAAATTACCTCAGTTACCCGGGCTACCCCTACGACACCAGTCTTACACGGGAGTATCATCCGACGTTTGATGATGACGTTGACCCGTACACCAGTCCGGCGGGCTATTTTGCGCCCAACGGGTATGGGTTGTATGACATGGCCGGGAACGTGTGGGAGTGGTGTTGGGATTGGTATTCGAGCAGCTACTACAGCTCTTCGCCAAGCAATAATCCACGTGGCCCTGCCTCTGTCGGCGGCTTCCGTGTCTTGCGGGGCGGCAGCTGGCAAAGCCACGCCCACGTCGCTCGGTGCGCCGACCGCAGCCTCAACGACCCGGAGGGGGCTGCCGGCACTTTCGGGTTTCGTTGCGTGAGAGGGCTCTGA
- a CDS encoding PilT/PilU family type 4a pilus ATPase — translation MDLESLISLAADNGASDLHLEAGLPPAMRIRGELRTTGEPLPANHLAEMARAVTGEAEWPRFLEQRSYDCSRNIAGSRCRLNIFMTSRGVGFAIRLLAAFTATIEKLNLHPDFKKLVSGHHGLILVSGATGSGKSSTLAALIEQINMTETRHILTIESPIEFTFRPRRAYIRQREVGRDTPSFEQALIDSLREDPDVLMVGEMRDPETMRLTLSAAETGHLVMATVHSSTCAEALQRVVSAFPAEIQSSVAAQLADCMLAVISQRLHFRPELKIRVPECEILVPTHAVKNFIRNRDFFKISSSLETGAEHGMWTLQRYRSWLASRKSWYIPGQSPEPGDGETAAATPAPERPPAFPISLKPAKTEAKHGSRSHTPGAKSPARIEIEPGDSEFGKILKRPGEQ, via the coding sequence ATGGACCTGGAATCACTGATCAGCCTGGCGGCAGACAATGGCGCCAGCGACCTGCACCTGGAAGCGGGGCTGCCCCCGGCAATGCGGATTCGAGGCGAATTGCGGACGACTGGAGAGCCCCTGCCGGCAAACCATCTGGCGGAAATGGCCCGGGCTGTAACTGGCGAAGCGGAATGGCCGCGGTTCCTCGAGCAGCGGTCATACGACTGCTCGCGCAATATCGCCGGCTCGCGCTGCCGCCTCAACATCTTTATGACTTCACGCGGCGTCGGCTTTGCCATTCGGCTCCTGGCCGCTTTCACCGCCACCATCGAGAAGCTCAATCTGCATCCCGACTTCAAGAAGCTGGTCAGCGGCCACCACGGGCTGATCCTGGTCAGCGGCGCCACGGGTTCGGGCAAATCCTCAACCCTGGCGGCTTTGATTGAGCAGATCAACATGACCGAGACGCGTCACATTCTGACGATTGAAAGCCCCATTGAGTTTACCTTCCGCCCCCGCCGCGCCTACATCCGGCAGCGGGAGGTCGGCCGTGACACGCCCAGCTTCGAACAGGCGCTGATTGACTCTCTGCGCGAGGATCCCGATGTGTTGATGGTGGGCGAGATGCGCGACCCGGAAACGATGCGGCTTACGTTGAGCGCGGCGGAAACCGGACACCTGGTCATGGCCACCGTCCATTCCTCGACCTGCGCGGAGGCCCTGCAAAGAGTCGTTTCGGCCTTCCCGGCCGAAATCCAGAGCAGCGTGGCGGCGCAACTGGCGGATTGCATGCTCGCGGTCATTTCCCAGCGCCTGCACTTTCGGCCCGAGTTGAAGATCCGCGTGCCGGAATGCGAGATTCTGGTGCCAACGCACGCGGTGAAGAACTTCATCCGAAACCGCGATTTCTTCAAGATCTCCTCCTCCCTCGAAACAGGCGCCGAGCACGGCATGTGGACGCTGCAACGTTATCGCTCGTGGCTGGCCAGCCGGAAGAGCTGGTACATTCCCGGGCAAAGCCCCGAACCGGGCGATGGCGAGACGGCCGCGGCGACACCGGCCCCTGAGCGTCCTCCGGCCTTTCCCATCTCGCTCAAGCCGGCCAAAACCGAAGCCAAACATGGCTCCCGCTCGCACACCCCGGGCGCCAAATCCCCGGCGCGTATCGAGATTGAACCGGGCGACAGCGAGTTTGGCAAAATCCTGAAGCGGCCGGGGGAGCAATAG